A single Klebsiella variicola DNA region contains:
- a CDS encoding tagaturonate reductase, which yields MKSLNRQDFPGPQYPTRAIQFGEGNFLRAFIDWQLDLLNEQTDLAAGVTIIRPINTAFPPSLNTQDGLYTTIIRGLNERGEAVSESRIIRSVNNELNPWQDFASYLALARNPAIAFVFSNTTEAGISYHAGDRLDDKPPVSFPAKLTQLLLERFRHFNGAADKGWTIIPCELIDYNGEALKALVLRYAKEWQLPAAFRDWVETANTFCSTLVDRIVTGYPRDEAEKLEAELGYHDAFLDTAEYFWLFVIQGPQALAETLRLDRYSLNIRIVEDIRPYKARKVAILNGAHTALVPVAWLCGVDTVGEAMQDEAIRHYVQQTIDEEIIPALDLPAEELRQFADAVTGRFLNPYIRHQLLAIALNGMTKFRTRILPQLLTTIRQHGAIPPRLTFALAALIAFYRGQRDGQVYPLQDDDVWLTRFSQGWKQVANGSPLHGLVLEVLQDNAHWGEDLTAIPGLSDQVTRYLEMILRSGMREALARL from the coding sequence ATGAAATCGTTAAACCGACAAGATTTTCCCGGGCCGCAGTACCCGACGCGCGCGATTCAGTTTGGCGAGGGCAACTTCCTGCGGGCATTTATTGACTGGCAGCTGGATCTGCTGAATGAGCAAACCGATCTGGCGGCGGGCGTGACCATTATTCGCCCGATCAACACCGCGTTTCCGCCGTCGTTAAATACCCAGGACGGACTCTATACCACGATCATTCGTGGGTTGAATGAACGCGGCGAGGCGGTGAGCGAATCGCGGATTATTCGCTCCGTTAATAACGAGCTCAATCCCTGGCAGGATTTTGCCAGCTATCTGGCGCTGGCTCGTAATCCGGCGATCGCGTTCGTATTTTCAAATACTACCGAAGCGGGTATTAGCTATCATGCCGGAGACCGGCTTGACGATAAGCCGCCGGTTAGCTTCCCGGCGAAGCTGACCCAACTGCTGCTCGAACGTTTCCGCCATTTCAATGGCGCTGCGGATAAGGGGTGGACGATTATCCCCTGCGAGCTGATCGACTACAACGGCGAAGCGCTGAAGGCGCTGGTGCTACGCTACGCCAAAGAGTGGCAATTGCCCGCGGCTTTTCGCGACTGGGTTGAGACCGCCAATACGTTTTGTTCAACGCTGGTTGACCGCATCGTCACCGGCTACCCGCGTGATGAAGCAGAAAAGCTGGAAGCGGAGCTGGGCTACCATGATGCTTTCCTTGATACCGCCGAATACTTTTGGTTATTCGTCATTCAGGGTCCGCAGGCGCTGGCGGAAACGCTGCGGCTGGATCGCTACTCGCTTAATATCCGCATCGTAGAGGATATCCGGCCCTATAAAGCGCGCAAGGTTGCCATTCTTAACGGTGCGCATACCGCGCTGGTGCCGGTAGCATGGCTGTGCGGGGTGGATACCGTTGGCGAAGCGATGCAGGACGAAGCCATTCGCCATTATGTACAGCAGACGATTGATGAAGAGATTATCCCGGCGCTCGATTTACCGGCCGAGGAGCTTCGTCAGTTTGCCGATGCGGTCACCGGGCGCTTTCTTAATCCCTATATTCGCCATCAATTGCTCGCCATCGCCCTGAACGGCATGACTAAGTTCCGCACCCGGATCCTGCCGCAGCTGCTGACGACAATCCGCCAGCACGGCGCGATCCCGCCGCGGCTAACGTTTGCCCTGGCGGCGCTTATCGCCTTCTATCGCGGCCAGCGCGACGGACAGGTGTATCCGCTGCAGGATGATGACGTCTGGTTAACCCGCTTCTCGCAAGGATGGAAGCAGGTGGCGAACGGGAGCCCGCTGCATGGACTGGTGCTGGAGGTTTTACAGGATAACGCGCACTGGGGCGAGGATCTGACGGCTATTCCCGGCCTTTCCGACCAGGTCACGCGCTATCTGGAAATGATTTTGCGCTCAGGAATGCGGGAGGCCCTGGCGCGGCTGTAA
- a CDS encoding zinc-binding alcohol dehydrogenase family protein — MTSMNTLVCQEPKKLHWEKRQIPIPGDDEVLIKIKAVGICGTDIHAWGGNQPFFSYPRVLGHEICGEIIGLGKNILNLKSGQQVAVIPYVACRQCPACLNGRTNCCEKISVIGVHRDGGFSEYLCVPVNNLLVVDDVDPEAVALIEPFAISAHAVRRAAIRAGEQVLVVGAGPIGLGAAAIAKADGAQVVVADTSPARRDHVAQHLGLTTLDPSDPLFIEQLSATFGGSLAQKVIDATGNQQAMNNTVNLIRHGGSIIFVGLFKGELQFSDPEFHKKETTMMGSRNATEEDFAKVGRLMAEGKITARMMLTHRYDFRSLADIYESEVINNRQLIKGVIHF; from the coding sequence ATGACATCGATGAATACTTTAGTGTGTCAGGAACCTAAAAAACTACACTGGGAAAAACGCCAGATTCCCATTCCCGGCGATGATGAAGTGCTCATTAAAATAAAGGCAGTGGGGATTTGTGGGACAGACATTCATGCATGGGGCGGCAATCAGCCTTTTTTTAGTTATCCGCGTGTTCTTGGACATGAAATATGCGGTGAGATAATTGGGCTGGGTAAAAATATTCTTAATTTGAAGAGCGGCCAACAGGTTGCTGTGATTCCCTATGTCGCCTGCCGCCAGTGTCCGGCCTGTCTGAACGGCCGGACAAACTGCTGCGAGAAGATTTCGGTGATCGGCGTGCATCGGGACGGCGGGTTTAGCGAGTATCTCTGCGTGCCGGTAAACAATCTGCTGGTGGTGGATGACGTCGATCCTGAAGCCGTGGCGTTGATTGAGCCATTCGCCATCAGCGCCCACGCGGTGCGCCGCGCCGCTATCCGGGCAGGGGAGCAGGTGCTGGTGGTTGGCGCGGGCCCCATCGGCCTTGGGGCGGCGGCGATCGCTAAGGCTGACGGCGCGCAGGTGGTGGTGGCGGATACCAGCCCGGCGCGGCGCGATCATGTGGCACAGCATCTCGGCCTGACCACCCTCGATCCCTCCGATCCGCTGTTTATCGAGCAACTGTCTGCCACGTTTGGCGGTTCTCTGGCGCAGAAAGTGATTGACGCGACGGGAAATCAGCAGGCGATGAATAACACCGTTAATTTAATCCGTCACGGCGGCAGCATCATTTTTGTTGGTCTGTTTAAGGGGGAACTGCAGTTCTCCGACCCGGAATTTCATAAGAAAGAGACGACGATGATGGGCAGTCGTAATGCGACGGAAGAGGATTTTGCCAAAGTTGGGCGGCTGATGGCCGAGGGGAAAATCACCGCCAGGATGATGCTGACCCACCGTTACGATTTCAGGTCGCTGGCGGACATTTACGAAAGCGAAGTGATTAACAATCGTCAGCTGATCAAAGGCGTTATTCATTTTTAG